The Catenulispora sp. MAP5-51 genome segment CCGTGCCGATGATGGCGCACGCCGCGGGCATCGAGCTGGACGAGATCACCACCACCTGGGAGAAGTGGGTCACCGACCGTCCGGTCAAGACCGCCAAGGGCGTCGTCGAACCCGGACACGTCGCCGCCATCCACTTCACCATCGACGGCCGCCTGTCCGGCCGCACCCGTATCCAGCTGGAGCACGTGAACCGCGTCGGCCCCGACTCGGCCCCCGACTGGCCCCGCGGCACCGCCGACGACGTCTACCGCGTGGAGATCGACGGCTCGCCATCGATCGTGCAGGAAACGGCCTTCCGCTTCACCGACGGCTCCGGCCGCGACGCCGCCACCGCCGGCTGCCTGGCCACCGGGCTTCGCGCGCTGAACGCCGTGCCGGCCGTCAATGCTCTGCCACCAGGGTGGGTCACGGCCTTGGACCTGCCGCTGATTCCGGGGAAGGGGACGATTCGGTAGAGCCACCGAAGCACCTTCTCTCGACCTCTCGACCGAAGGTGACTGTAGCCAGCCTGACGCTGGCGCACTCCGACGCGCTGGCCCTTGAGGTGAATGCTCGGCAGTGGTCTTTGTTGCAGGTCAGACACCGTTCAGGTGCTGATCGTTGTGCGTGACAGATGTCGCTCACCGGCCGGGTCGGTTGCCGCCGGCTAACTGAGCACGGGTGGCAGAACGCTGACGATCTCAGCAACGCCGATCGGCGCGGCAACCTCGTGCATGGTGATGAGGTCGCCCGGCGTGAGGTGTCGCCATCGCTGCGGAGTCAGCGGCGCGAGGCGGATCGAGCCGTTCTGCCCGGGTTCCAAGGCGGTTGCGAACTTGACCCAGATGCGCGCGATGGCCAGGTCCGGTTCGCCGGTGTCGGTGCGGTGCCCGATGTCCCACATCGGTCGCAGAACCCCGGCACCGGGGATTGCCGATCGGCGTCCGCCTTCTTCTCGGCGACGTTCATGGTCCGATTGTGGACTGCCGGTGGCCCTTTGCACTGGTCGGAGCTGCGGTATGAGCGCGCCGACGACGATCGAGCGGACCGAGGTTCTCTGCACTGATCTTGAAGTGCGTCAAGCCTCGACCGCTCTGCGTGAACAGTGCGCCGCGGCCGACGTTCCGTTCTTTCTTCAAGCAATGGGGCGAGCACCTGCCAGTGCCGGTCGAGGACGATCCGGCGTTCGCCGTCGGCCGTTCGTTCACCAATCCCCGCCGTTCGCGTAGGCAGGAAACAAGCTGGCCGGGAGCCGGACGGGAGGGCGTGGGATGAGTTCCCCGCTGCTGTCGGCGCCTAGCGACTATCAAGGGGTGCGGTTCCACGTCCTCGCCATGTCAGTGGCCATCTTCAGGTCGTTGCTGGAATCGAACGTGAATTTCTGGCCCGGGGTCTCCGGGAGCACGCGGCCGAGCATCACCGAGAAGCGTTGCTTGGCCAGTGCCGTCGTCAAGGTCTCGCGTTTCGACCGGTTGCGCCGGCCCTTGTAAATGACCTTGTCGAGACCGATTCCGTGGACGATCGCAGCCAGGTCCACATCGCGCTCGCTCGGCCCGGCACCGGTCGCTACCCGTTCGACACGGGCTCGGGCCGAGGCCGCCGCATCGGCGTCGAGTAGGTGGACGCGGCCGTATAGCGCACCGCGTTGTGGTCGGTCCCACGTGAGAACTTCACGCTCTCGCAGCGATTTGAGGTAGGCGAACAGGGAAGGCGAGACCCAGTTTTTGAGACACCGCTCGGGA includes the following:
- a CDS encoding GPP34 family phosphoprotein, with protein sequence MLTLGEELLLVALDAEKGVVRGSPVMQIGLNAAGLAELVSAGWLQLRQADGTPGVTVAREDDARSSEQPLLDKVLFQAQQTQKGDRHPERCLKNWVSPSLFAYLKSLREREVLTWDRPQRGALYGRVHLLDADAAASARARVERVATGAGPSERDVDLAAIVHGIGLDKVIYKGRRNRSKRETLTTALAKQRFSVMLGRVLPETPGQKFTFDSSNDLKMATDMARTWNRTP